The following proteins are encoded in a genomic region of Chryseobacterium cucumeris:
- a CDS encoding serine O-acetyltransferase: MADYSIIQKDFYRESGKWLSTFQIWKKCINPNLHFVYILRKAQKYQKTPLLNIFWRIVLRHYQIKYGFQIYPETQIGEGFYLGHFGSLVINPKTVIGKNCNIAHGVTIGQQNRGKNEGYPVIGDEVWIGTNAVIVGNITIGNDVLIVPNSYVNFDVPSGSVVIGNPAKIIPTADATKDYINRKV, encoded by the coding sequence ATGGCAGATTATTCAATCATTCAAAAAGACTTTTACCGGGAAAGCGGAAAGTGGCTTTCAACGTTTCAGATCTGGAAAAAATGCATCAATCCCAATCTTCACTTTGTTTACATTCTGAGAAAAGCACAGAAGTATCAGAAAACTCCTCTTTTGAATATTTTCTGGAGAATTGTACTAAGACATTACCAGATCAAATACGGTTTTCAGATTTATCCTGAAACGCAGATTGGTGAAGGTTTTTATTTAGGACATTTTGGAAGCCTTGTCATCAACCCGAAAACAGTGATCGGGAAAAACTGCAATATCGCTCATGGAGTCACTATAGGCCAGCAAAACCGCGGAAAAAATGAAGGATATCCGGTTATTGGAGATGAAGTCTGGATTGGTACCAATGCTGTCATTGTAGGAAATATCACGATCGGAAATGATGTATTGATTGTTCCCAATTCTTATGTCAATTTTGATGTTCCCTCCGGTTCTGTTGTCATTGGAAATCCTGCAAAAATAATCCCTACAGCAGATGCAACAAAGGATTATATCAACCGTAAGGTGTAG
- a CDS encoding glycosyltransferase: MSENRKIKILFRHRSMEMGGVEKVMLSILNNLNPDKFDITVCLTLNQGKLRDELPKHIRKIYLTDGKEDFSNNSILQKLQLVKRRIRLRKLKNTPAIADRLINDTFDIEIGMDYRDYDAILNSTNKNSKKIGWFHSEINVPKFQPLVPDILKSFPQFDHMVYCSHKIKDMMHQHYPNLKYPAESVIINPIPIEEIKYKAEEKLDNFPEGPVFASIGRLHSRKGYHKLIDAHKKLMDEGFHHNIIVIGDGDEMNNLRAQAAKNNVEKTFILVGNQMNPYPYIKKADYFILPSESEAWPLVIAEALILQKPIIATEVGDVGLMIKDRETGYLISYEVDEMYEAMKTFLTDHELIAHIRNNLKTIEDQFDNKKIFDSVENIIETLHKK, translated from the coding sequence ATGTCAGAAAACAGGAAAATAAAAATTCTTTTCAGGCACCGCTCAATGGAAATGGGTGGTGTAGAAAAAGTGATGTTAAGTATTCTCAATAATCTTAACCCTGATAAATTTGATATCACCGTATGTCTCACTCTTAATCAGGGGAAACTGCGTGATGAACTTCCGAAGCATATCAGAAAAATATACCTTACCGATGGAAAAGAAGATTTTTCCAACAATTCTATTTTACAGAAACTTCAGCTCGTTAAAAGAAGAATAAGGCTGAGAAAACTGAAAAATACCCCTGCCATTGCAGACCGTCTTATCAACGATACTTTTGACATTGAGATCGGGATGGATTACAGAGACTATGATGCCATTCTGAATTCAACCAATAAGAATTCAAAAAAAATCGGATGGTTTCACTCTGAAATTAATGTCCCTAAATTCCAGCCTCTGGTTCCGGATATTTTAAAGAGCTTTCCGCAGTTCGACCATATGGTATACTGCTCCCACAAGATAAAAGATATGATGCACCAGCATTACCCGAATCTCAAATATCCCGCTGAAAGCGTTATCATTAATCCTATTCCTATTGAAGAAATTAAATATAAGGCAGAAGAAAAGCTTGACAATTTTCCCGAAGGCCCTGTTTTTGCGTCTATAGGAAGACTTCATTCAAGAAAGGGATATCACAAGCTTATTGACGCTCATAAAAAGCTCATGGATGAAGGGTTTCATCACAACATTATTGTCATCGGTGATGGTGATGAAATGAACAACCTCAGGGCACAGGCAGCCAAAAATAATGTCGAAAAAACGTTTATTCTGGTTGGAAACCAAATGAATCCTTATCCTTATATCAAAAAAGCGGATTATTTTATTCTTCCTTCAGAATCTGAAGCATGGCCGCTGGTCATTGCTGAAGCCTTAATCCTGCAGAAGCCCATTATTGCAACAGAAGTAGGTGATGTAGGCCTTATGATCAAAGACCGTGAGACAGGATACCTCATCAGTTATGAAGTAGATGAAATGTATGAAGCCATGAAAACATTTCTGACAGACCACGAACTGATAGCCCATATCAGAAACAATCTAAAAACCATTGAAGATCAATTCGATAACAAGAAAATATTTGACAGCGTAGAAAATATTATAGAAACTCTACACAAAAAGTAA
- a CDS encoding acyltransferase produces MIFIFRILLKIDSLYHSFLNRASLEVAKYRGMKVGKNFNMPDKVYFGTEPYLIEIGDNVNIAGDVRFVNHGGTTTLLRKLPGYEDARILGRIKIGNNCTIGLNAVIMQDVQIGNNCILGANSVLSQSMPDNTVFIGNPAQFLCTIEDYGDIVLKNNPEYPRELEKDRKKLDAYIKENLPHKYKKARKIK; encoded by the coding sequence ATGATTTTTATATTCAGAATCTTATTAAAAATAGACTCCCTCTATCATTCTTTTTTGAATAGAGCCAGCCTTGAAGTGGCTAAATACAGAGGGATGAAAGTAGGAAAAAACTTTAATATGCCTGATAAAGTGTATTTCGGAACTGAACCTTACCTTATTGAAATTGGTGATAATGTCAACATTGCCGGAGATGTAAGATTTGTAAACCATGGCGGAACGACTACTCTACTCAGAAAACTTCCGGGCTATGAAGATGCAAGAATACTGGGAAGAATAAAAATCGGAAATAACTGTACTATTGGTCTTAATGCTGTTATTATGCAGGATGTACAAATTGGAAACAACTGTATTTTGGGTGCCAACTCTGTATTGTCACAGTCTATGCCAGACAATACGGTCTTTATTGGAAACCCGGCTCAATTTTTGTGCACTATTGAAGACTATGGTGACATTGTTCTTAAAAACAACCCGGAATATCCCCGTGAACTGGAGAAAGACAGAAAAAAGCTGGATGCCTATATCAAAGAAAATCTTCCTCACAAGTATAAGAAAGCAAGAAAAATTAAATAA
- a CDS encoding SulP family inorganic anion transporter translates to MKKTSLIGGIKENFPSGLVVFLVALPLCLGIALASGAPPLSGIIAGIVGGLVVGTISNSNISVSGPAAGLTAIVLTAITDLGAFELFLCAGIIAGLIQLVLGFVRAGSISNYFPNNVIEGMLAAIGIIIILKQIPHALGFDKDYEGHESIFDNGLNFGYFTELLGAIHPGAIVITLVSVAILIAWDKIHVLKRMKMLPGALVAVIISILLNQLFKMSGSSLAIETQHLVSLPVPQSFDDFKNLITTPDFNGFTNPKVWIVGATIAIVASIETLLCIEASDRLDRQRRITDTNLELKAQGIGNLVSSFIGGLPMTSVVVRSSANANAGATSKISAIIHGVFLLICVLSIPVVLNLIPLATLAAVLILVGYKLAKPATFKHFWHLGKFQFIPFVATVVAVVATDLLKGVGIGLAISVFYILQGNMKRAYYLSRERLDDADGINIKLAEEVSFLNKAAIKKTLKNIKPNSTVIIDARSTSYIATDVLEMIQDFANIRAKEQDINVELIGFKTSYRDYERSQDSHILVTHKRAM, encoded by the coding sequence ATGAAAAAGACATCATTAATAGGAGGAATCAAGGAAAATTTTCCTTCAGGACTCGTGGTATTTTTAGTAGCACTTCCGTTGTGTTTAGGAATTGCTTTAGCATCAGGTGCTCCACCATTATCCGGTATTATTGCCGGTATCGTAGGCGGCCTGGTAGTAGGAACAATCAGTAATTCAAATATTTCAGTTTCCGGGCCCGCTGCAGGTCTGACAGCTATCGTTTTAACAGCAATTACAGATCTTGGCGCATTTGAACTTTTCCTTTGTGCAGGGATCATTGCAGGACTTATTCAATTGGTTTTAGGGTTTGTAAGAGCCGGAAGTATTTCCAACTATTTCCCTAATAATGTTATTGAAGGAATGCTGGCAGCCATAGGAATCATTATTATTTTAAAACAGATTCCGCATGCTTTAGGATTCGATAAAGATTATGAAGGCCATGAATCTATTTTTGATAACGGTTTAAACTTCGGATATTTTACAGAATTATTGGGAGCGATCCATCCGGGAGCCATTGTTATTACACTGGTTTCTGTAGCAATCCTTATCGCATGGGACAAAATCCATGTACTGAAAAGAATGAAAATGCTTCCGGGAGCGTTGGTTGCCGTAATTATAAGTATTCTTTTGAATCAACTCTTTAAGATGTCCGGAAGCTCTCTGGCTATCGAAACCCAGCATTTGGTTTCCTTGCCGGTTCCACAGTCTTTTGATGATTTTAAAAATCTGATCACGACTCCGGACTTTAATGGTTTCACTAATCCAAAAGTATGGATCGTAGGAGCAACAATTGCGATTGTTGCCTCTATTGAAACGTTACTTTGTATTGAAGCCTCAGACCGGTTAGACAGACAGAGAAGAATTACAGATACCAATCTTGAGCTTAAGGCCCAGGGAATCGGGAACCTTGTCAGTTCTTTTATTGGAGGACTTCCAATGACTTCTGTTGTGGTAAGAAGTTCTGCGAATGCCAATGCAGGGGCCACCTCAAAAATCTCGGCAATCATTCATGGAGTCTTCTTATTGATCTGTGTTCTTTCCATTCCTGTTGTTCTCAATTTAATTCCATTAGCTACACTGGCTGCGGTATTAATTTTAGTAGGATATAAACTGGCAAAGCCGGCTACGTTCAAACATTTCTGGCACTTAGGAAAATTCCAGTTCATTCCGTTTGTAGCAACCGTTGTAGCTGTAGTGGCAACAGATCTGCTAAAAGGAGTAGGAATTGGTCTTGCCATCTCCGTTTTCTATATTCTTCAGGGAAATATGAAAAGAGCTTATTATTTAAGCAGAGAAAGACTGGATGACGCTGATGGGATCAATATCAAGCTTGCTGAAGAAGTATCATTTTTAAATAAGGCAGCTATCAAAAAAACTCTTAAAAATATAAAACCAAATTCTACAGTGATCATTGATGCAAGAAGTACGTCCTATATTGCCACCGATGTACTGGAAATGATCCAGGATTTTGCCAATATCCGCGCAAAGGAACAAGACATCAATGTAGAACTGATAGGCTTTAAAACTTCATACAGAGATTACGAAAGAAGTCAGGATTCCCATATTCTTGTGACTCACAAAAGAGCCATGTAA
- a CDS encoding SDR family NAD(P)-dependent oxidoreductase — MDAFSLKNKIILITGASSGIGRSCSVECSKSGADLILVGRNREELMKTVSMLNPETKVEIITEDITQSENLEVIIADKVSVLGKISGFIHCAGIEKTLPLKKHNAQLYQDIFAVNVIAGLEIAKILSLKKYKDENSSFVFISSVAAMIGEAGKAAYSASKGAVISGARSLAMELSRSNIRVNSISPAMVNTPILEKMFESIGEEASSEIIKKHPLGIGEPKDVANACIFLLSDASRWVTGSNLVIDGGYSAQ, encoded by the coding sequence ATGGATGCTTTCTCATTAAAAAATAAAATTATTCTCATTACAGGGGCTTCTTCCGGAATCGGGAGAAGCTGTTCTGTAGAATGCAGCAAAAGCGGTGCTGATCTGATTCTTGTAGGAAGAAACCGGGAAGAACTGATGAAAACTGTTTCTATGCTCAATCCGGAAACAAAAGTTGAAATTATCACTGAAGATATTACTCAATCTGAAAATCTTGAAGTAATTATTGCAGATAAAGTATCAGTTTTAGGGAAAATATCAGGGTTTATTCACTGTGCTGGTATCGAAAAAACGTTACCATTAAAAAAACACAATGCTCAGCTATATCAGGACATATTTGCTGTCAATGTCATTGCAGGACTTGAAATTGCAAAAATTTTATCTTTAAAAAAATACAAAGACGAAAACTCCAGTTTTGTATTTATTTCTTCTGTGGCAGCGATGATAGGAGAGGCAGGGAAGGCCGCTTATTCTGCCAGTAAAGGCGCAGTCATTTCCGGAGCCCGTTCTTTGGCTATGGAGCTTTCAAGAAGTAATATCCGGGTCAACAGCATTAGTCCGGCAATGGTCAATACCCCGATTTTAGAGAAAATGTTTGAAAGTATCGGAGAAGAAGCTTCATCAGAAATCATAAAAAAACATCCACTGGGAATAGGTGAACCTAAAGATGTAGCGAATGCCTGTATTTTTCTGTTGTCTGATGCCTCAAGATGGGTTACAGGCAGCAACCTTGTGATAGACGGAGGCTATTCTGCACAGTAA
- a CDS encoding DUF2306 domain-containing protein, translating into MKKLLFVVMGVLALLIGAYPLIYAFVESKNTFLGSKSPELLHSMIWTTAFFAHITFGGLALFIGWRQFGSSFRNKYLKIHRIIGTFYVIAVMISSVSAIYMGFYANGGLVSAIGFICLGLIWFITTLAALVEIRKGDIIRHQQLMTYSYACTFAAVTLRLWFPLLKNITGNPTDSYIAVAWLCWVPNVLIAYLINRKVAVA; encoded by the coding sequence ATGAAAAAATTATTATTTGTAGTGATGGGTGTACTGGCTTTGCTGATCGGAGCCTATCCTCTTATTTATGCTTTCGTTGAATCTAAAAATACTTTTCTGGGTTCAAAATCTCCCGAATTACTCCACAGCATGATTTGGACAACAGCATTTTTTGCCCACATTACCTTTGGAGGACTTGCTCTTTTTATAGGCTGGCGTCAGTTTGGAAGTTCATTCCGGAATAAATACCTGAAGATTCATCGGATCATTGGTACTTTTTACGTAATTGCTGTGATGATAAGTTCTGTCTCAGCTATTTATATGGGATTTTATGCCAATGGAGGTCTGGTTTCAGCAATTGGGTTTATATGTTTGGGATTGATCTGGTTCATAACAACTCTCGCTGCCTTGGTAGAAATCAGAAAAGGTGATATCATCAGACATCAGCAATTGATGACTTACAGTTATGCCTGTACCTTTGCTGCTGTAACGTTGAGGTTGTGGTTTCCTTTGCTGAAAAATATTACAGGAAATCCTACAGATTCCTATATTGCTGTAGCGTGGTTGTGCTGGGTTCCTAATGTATTAATTGCCTATCTTATTAACAGAAAAGTAGCTGTTGCGTAA
- a CDS encoding acyltransferase, which translates to MFYDFFEKINRKKQLFLLKKHPNVFFENLRLGVGNRFILDNNLKKLSIGSAADFRNYTCILINKNAVLEIGNHFFMNNFCSINCLEHISIGNNTLFGENVKLYDHNHAYETSPAIKIYPSEFSKAPIKIGNNCWLGSNVTVLKGVTIGDNCIIGAGCTIYKDIPANTRVINKQDLVFDSL; encoded by the coding sequence ATGTTCTATGATTTTTTTGAAAAAATAAACAGGAAAAAACAACTGTTTCTGCTGAAAAAACATCCTAATGTTTTTTTTGAAAACCTCAGATTAGGTGTTGGTAACCGCTTTATTTTGGATAACAATTTAAAAAAGCTAAGCATTGGCTCAGCTGCAGACTTCAGAAATTACACCTGTATCCTGATCAATAAAAATGCTGTCCTGGAAATAGGAAACCACTTTTTTATGAACAATTTCTGTTCTATAAACTGTTTAGAACATATATCAATAGGCAACAATACTTTATTCGGTGAAAATGTGAAACTCTATGATCATAATCATGCCTATGAGACGTCCCCTGCAATAAAAATATACCCTTCCGAATTTTCAAAAGCTCCCATAAAAATAGGAAACAATTGCTGGCTTGGAAGTAATGTAACCGTACTGAAAGGGGTGACAATAGGTGATAATTGTATTATTGGTGCCGGATGCACTATTTATAAAGACATCCCTGCTAACACACGTGTCATCAACAAACAGGATCTGGTTTTCGACTCTCTTTAA
- a CDS encoding 3-oxoacyl-ACP synthase III family protein, which produces MMKISKIEYYLPQQVLTNEDLEKQFPEWSSERIQEKVGISQRHISSDSETVLDMAVQSSEKIFENYDRNKVDFILFCTQSPEYFLPTTACILQDRLGLRKNIGAIDFNLGCSGFVYGLAFAKGLIAAGIAKSILLVTSETYTKHIHPDDKGNRSIFGDASASAIIEKTEGNDYQFCLGTDGSGAENLMVKKGAFKKDFELNPEHEFGPENIYMNGPEIFNFTIENIPGLVKETLEVNGMTMDDIDHFVFHQANSFMLNYLRKKTKIPAEKFYIDMEKTGNTVSATIPIALKNMMDKGMLKEGDKVLMAGFGVGYSWGATIMEI; this is translated from the coding sequence ATGATGAAAATTTCAAAAATAGAATATTATCTTCCTCAGCAGGTGTTAACTAACGAGGATCTTGAAAAGCAGTTCCCTGAATGGAGCTCCGAACGTATCCAGGAGAAAGTAGGTATTTCCCAGCGCCATATTTCTTCTGACAGCGAAACCGTACTGGATATGGCTGTGCAATCTTCAGAAAAAATTTTCGAAAACTATGACAGAAACAAGGTAGATTTTATTTTGTTCTGCACCCAGAGTCCTGAGTATTTCCTTCCTACTACGGCCTGTATTTTGCAGGACAGATTGGGGCTTAGAAAAAATATCGGAGCTATAGATTTTAACCTTGGCTGTTCAGGATTTGTTTATGGATTAGCGTTTGCAAAAGGACTGATTGCTGCTGGAATTGCAAAGAGTATTCTCTTGGTCACTTCAGAGACGTACACCAAACATATTCATCCTGATGATAAAGGAAACCGAAGCATATTCGGAGATGCCTCTGCCTCTGCTATTATTGAAAAGACCGAGGGTAACGATTATCAGTTCTGCCTGGGAACAGACGGAAGCGGTGCAGAAAATCTTATGGTGAAAAAAGGAGCTTTTAAAAAAGACTTTGAACTGAATCCGGAACATGAATTCGGCCCTGAAAATATTTATATGAATGGCCCTGAAATTTTTAATTTTACAATTGAAAATATTCCGGGACTGGTAAAGGAAACATTGGAAGTGAACGGAATGACCATGGATGATATCGATCATTTTGTTTTTCACCAGGCCAATTCTTTTATGCTGAATTATTTAAGAAAGAAAACAAAAATACCGGCAGAAAAGTTTTATATTGACATGGAAAAAACCGGGAATACTGTTTCTGCGACAATTCCTATTGCTCTTAAAAATATGATGGATAAAGGAATGCTGAAAGAAGGAGATAAGGTTTTAATGGCAGGATTTGGAGTTGGATATTCATGGGGAGCCACTATTATGGAAATTTAA
- a CDS encoding carbonic anhydrase, which translates to MSQSYEVIFENNKKWVESKVAENPDFFHELAKTQHPDYLYIGCSDSRATAEELMGAKPGEVFVYRNIANVVNTLDMSSTAVIQYAVEHLKVKHIIVCGHYNCGGVKAAMTPQDLGLLNPWLRTIRDVYRLHQAELDSIEDENKRYDRLVELNVQEQCINVIKMACVQERYILEEYPIVHGWVFDLRTGKIIDLEIDFEKILKDIQKIYNLTGSDWVMSRKTK; encoded by the coding sequence ATGTCACAATCGTACGAGGTTATTTTCGAAAACAATAAAAAATGGGTAGAGTCCAAAGTAGCTGAAAATCCGGATTTCTTCCATGAACTTGCCAAAACTCAGCATCCGGATTATCTGTACATCGGCTGTTCAGATAGCCGGGCTACCGCAGAAGAGTTGATGGGAGCAAAACCCGGAGAAGTTTTTGTTTACAGAAACATCGCCAATGTTGTTAATACTTTAGATATGAGTTCCACAGCAGTTATTCAATACGCTGTAGAACATCTGAAAGTAAAACATATTATTGTCTGCGGACATTACAACTGTGGCGGTGTAAAAGCAGCGATGACACCTCAGGATCTGGGATTATTGAATCCATGGCTGAGAACCATTCGTGATGTGTACAGACTTCATCAGGCAGAACTGGATTCTATTGAGGATGAAAACAAGCGTTATGACAGACTTGTAGAACTCAATGTTCAGGAGCAGTGCATCAATGTGATCAAAATGGCCTGTGTACAGGAAAGATACATTTTAGAAGAGTATCCTATTGTTCACGGCTGGGTATTTGACCTTAGAACAGGTAAAATCATTGATCTGGAGATTGATTTTGAGAAAATCTTAAAAGATATCCAAAAGATCTATAATCTTACAGGTTCAGATTGGGTAATGAGCAGAAAGACTAAATAG
- a CDS encoding glycosyltransferase, producing the protein MKKKKLLIRIGSLRHGGAEKVLINFLKNLPADKYEVDLLLNLYSGLYIKEVPSWVTLYYLTKGEMITTNRLQDIPVKAYRVLYQKMFLWFPFLLYKFVLKNKKYDVEIAAIHAMHQEILSSPQKDSKKIIWVQNDIFNLKEYTPEVIRQFFRFDRILVISNKLQEGMHNLAKNEDEKASVIKIFNPIDKNDTLRKADIKVDDFPFSNDLPTFVTVGTVYPQKGYDRLLNVHKKLIDEGLKHQLLIIGDGYDFNTIQDQLNQLGLQDTAKMLGFSSNPYPYMKKADFYIMSSRHEGFPTIIAEALILNKPISATDISGIRDLLQDGKLGNITANSEEGIYEGMKKFLTDKNIAEEYKKRISETELPFVLEKSVEHLQKIIDEV; encoded by the coding sequence TTGAAAAAGAAAAAACTCCTCATTCGTATAGGTTCATTACGTCATGGTGGTGCTGAGAAAGTATTAATCAACTTTTTGAAGAATCTGCCTGCTGATAAGTATGAAGTTGATCTTCTGCTCAATCTCTATTCGGGGTTATACATTAAAGAGGTCCCATCATGGGTGACACTGTACTATTTGACAAAAGGAGAAATGATCACCACCAACAGGCTGCAGGATATTCCTGTGAAAGCTTACAGGGTTCTTTATCAGAAAATGTTTCTTTGGTTCCCTTTCCTTCTTTACAAATTTGTTTTAAAGAATAAAAAATATGATGTAGAGATTGCTGCTATCCATGCGATGCATCAGGAAATTCTCTCCAGTCCTCAAAAAGATTCGAAAAAGATTATCTGGGTACAGAATGATATTTTCAATTTAAAAGAATACACTCCTGAAGTGATCAGACAATTTTTCAGGTTTGACAGAATTCTGGTCATCTCCAACAAGCTTCAGGAAGGGATGCACAATCTGGCTAAAAATGAAGATGAAAAAGCATCTGTGATTAAGATCTTCAACCCTATTGACAAAAACGATACGTTAAGAAAGGCAGATATTAAAGTTGATGATTTTCCTTTCAGCAATGATCTTCCCACTTTTGTAACAGTAGGAACCGTATATCCTCAGAAAGGATACGACAGATTACTCAATGTTCACAAAAAACTTATTGACGAAGGGCTGAAGCATCAGCTTTTAATCATTGGCGACGGGTATGATTTTAATACTATTCAGGATCAGCTTAATCAGCTGGGGCTTCAGGATACTGCAAAAATGCTTGGCTTCAGCAGTAATCCTTATCCTTATATGAAAAAGGCGGATTTCTATATTATGTCCTCAAGACATGAAGGATTCCCAACAATCATTGCCGAAGCTCTTATCCTCAACAAACCTATTTCTGCTACGGATATTTCCGGCATCAGAGATCTTCTGCAGGATGGAAAGCTTGGAAATATCACAGCAAATTCCGAGGAAGGAATTTATGAAGGAATGAAAAAGTTTCTTACTGATAAAAATATTGCTGAAGAATACAAAAAACGAATTTCGGAAACAGAGCTTCCGTTTGTTCTGGAAAAATCTGTGGAACATCTTCAGAAAATAATTGACGAAGTATAA
- a CDS encoding helix-turn-helix domain-containing protein, protein MSDFGLQSLPSAFYLAGVFIACFSSFLIAGKRKKIMADYILAAWFLIIGIHLILFLLFFSGSYIKFPYFLGYVVIFPFIHGPMLYLYVLCVTGKAPGNKIWFLHFVPILIVLVMLFKLLILSPWDRLAIYQSGSSQYKMISSILKYMMILSGIVYITLSFFAVRRYTREITDQFSNTEKINLKWLYYLIAGLALIWIAVMIRNDILIFFIVVLFIVAAAYFGISRVGILNLPVIEVNVNGVEMDNEAVKYQKNSPGEEVIIAVYEKLVYQMEKERLYKDPELNLNHTAELLKVHPNILSQAINSIENKNFYDYINRQRIEEFKRIAVLPENRKYTILSLAFESGFNSKTSFNRNFKKYMNCSPRDFLKSQSIEIEM, encoded by the coding sequence ATGTCTGATTTTGGTCTGCAGTCTTTACCATCGGCTTTTTATCTGGCAGGAGTATTCATTGCCTGTTTCTCTTCATTTCTGATTGCAGGGAAACGTAAGAAGATAATGGCTGATTATATTCTGGCAGCATGGTTTCTGATTATAGGAATACATCTTATTTTATTTTTGTTATTTTTTTCCGGCAGCTATATAAAGTTTCCTTATTTTCTGGGCTATGTAGTTATCTTTCCCTTTATTCATGGCCCAATGTTATATCTGTATGTTTTGTGTGTTACAGGAAAAGCACCGGGCAACAAGATCTGGTTTCTGCACTTTGTTCCTATTTTGATCGTCTTGGTAATGCTGTTCAAATTATTGATTTTGTCTCCATGGGACAGGCTTGCCATTTATCAAAGCGGAAGCAGCCAATACAAAATGATAAGCAGTATTCTCAAATATATGATGATACTATCCGGAATAGTATATATTACATTAAGTTTTTTTGCCGTCAGAAGGTATACAAGAGAGATTACTGACCAATTTTCAAATACAGAGAAAATTAATCTAAAATGGCTGTATTATCTTATTGCCGGATTAGCTTTGATATGGATTGCCGTGATGATCAGAAATGATATTCTTATTTTTTTCATCGTTGTTCTGTTTATCGTTGCCGCCGCATATTTTGGGATCAGCCGTGTTGGAATTCTGAACTTACCTGTAATAGAAGTCAATGTAAATGGAGTAGAGATGGATAATGAAGCGGTAAAGTATCAGAAGAATTCTCCGGGAGAGGAGGTGATCATAGCTGTTTATGAAAAGCTTGTTTATCAAATGGAGAAAGAAAGGCTTTATAAAGATCCTGAGCTGAATCTGAATCATACTGCCGAATTACTGAAAGTTCATCCTAATATACTCTCTCAGGCAATTAATTCGATTGAAAATAAAAATTTTTATGATTATATCAATCGTCAGAGGATTGAAGAATTTAAAAGGATAGCAGTACTTCCTGAAAACAGAAAATATACCATTCTTTCATTAGCATTTGAGAGTGGATTTAATTCTAAAACGTCGTTTAACCGGAATTTTAAAAAGTATATGAACTGTTCGCCCAGAGATTTTTTAAAGAGCCAAAGCATAGAGATTGAGATGTGA
- a CDS encoding phosphopantetheine-binding protein has translation MKTSVFLEKLQEELEEDETLTTETNLKSLESYDSISLLSVIAFVDENFSKKIDTKHFKDIETVSDLMNVIGKENFED, from the coding sequence ATGAAAACATCCGTTTTTTTAGAAAAACTACAGGAAGAATTGGAAGAAGATGAAACATTGACTACTGAAACGAACCTGAAATCTTTAGAAAGCTATGATTCTATCAGTTTACTTTCTGTTATTGCTTTTGTAGACGAAAATTTCAGCAAAAAAATTGATACCAAGCATTTTAAAGATATTGAAACCGTTTCAGATCTGATGAATGTTATAGGAAAAGAAAATTTTGAGGATTAA
- a CDS encoding carbonic anhydrase yields MKAHTYETQSTITPEKALEFLKEGNQRFVNNLKANRDLLEQVNATREGQWPFAVVLSCIDSRTSAELIFDQGLGDIFSIRIAGNFVNQDILGSMEFGCNVAGSKLIVVLGHTKCGALKGGLDAAQIEGLGMDNLNHLINHFNPIINEIIEENEERSSKNSSLLERLNQQNVRSAIEDIRKQSSTLKNLETEGKIKIVGANYDVETGAVTWL; encoded by the coding sequence ATGAAAGCGCATACATACGAAACCCAGTCTACTATTACCCCTGAGAAAGCATTGGAATTCTTAAAAGAAGGAAACCAGAGATTTGTAAACAACCTTAAAGCAAACAGAGACCTTCTTGAACAAGTGAATGCAACACGTGAGGGGCAGTGGCCATTTGCAGTAGTTTTAAGCTGTATAGACAGCCGTACTTCTGCAGAACTTATCTTCGACCAGGGATTGGGAGACATCTTTAGTATCAGAATTGCCGGTAACTTTGTGAATCAGGACATTCTGGGATCCATGGAATTTGGTTGTAATGTTGCCGGTTCCAAGCTTATTGTAGTATTAGGACACACCAAGTGCGGGGCGCTCAAAGGAGGCCTTGATGCCGCACAAATTGAAGGACTGGGAATGGATAACCTAAACCACCTTATCAATCACTTCAATCCGATCATCAATGAGATCATTGAAGAAAACGAAGAACGTTCATCAAAAAACAGCTCGCTTCTTGAAAGGCTTAATCAGCAAAACGTAAGAAGTGCGATTGAAGATATCCGTAAGCAAAGTTCAACACTTAAAAATCTTGAAACTGAGGGTAAAATTAAAATCGTGGGAGCCAATTATGACGTTGAAACAGGTGCAGTAACCTGGTTGTAA